GCACGACGGCAATCTCTAAGAGGTCGGATATGTCTCTAATTTCAGACATCGCTTGAGCGGTTACCCGTTGGGCTTCGTCGAAGATGATCATCTCAACCTGGCAACTCCGGAGCACGTGGTAGACCCGCTCCCGGAGTTCAGGGATGCGCCCTCGCGTGGCTTGATACTGAAGGCTTTCTAGCAGGCCGACCAACAGGTTGCTCACGGAGAGGTTCTCACGACAGTGCCAGTACATCACTGGTATCAGGGGGGCTTCACCGGGTCGCTGGGTCACTTTGGATTTGAGGTGGTAGGTATCACAGCTCACGGTCTTGCCGGTACGCGATTCCCCGATGACTCGGCAGGATTGTCTGGCTAAGCGTTTACCGTCTAGCCAGGTATGAAATTCCAACATCTGGGGCAGTTCCAGGACGCGACGACGGCCCAGGTCTCGAATTCGCTCATTCACGTCGGCGATCGCAGGATTGGGGTCGGCAGCAGGGGAGGGAGACATGGGATAGGAGGCTCCGGAAGGGGGGGTTGATGTTGAGGGCGCTTAAAGGCCGTGCGATTGACGCAGTTGCTCGTAGTCGTAGACGCGTATGGCGGGTAGGGGCTTAGGGGCCGGGGACGATTCAGGCTCGCTTGCTTCGTCGGACGGTAGGTCTTCGTGGTTGGCGGGCAGCGGGGGCGCTGACAGCAGCTCGTCAATGAATTGCACGCGAGATTGAATCTCGCTGAGGATGGACTGATTGGTAATCTCGGTGCGAGCTTCGCGCAAACGACGACTGATGGCTTTGGCTTCGGCTAGCGAGAGGCGTTCTGTTTCGAGGTTTTGGGCGTGGGCACGGGCTAAAAAGACGTCGGTCGTACCCTGGGGTTGGTACACCAGGACGGTGGTGATGTCTCGGGGGTCATAGCGGAGGACGACGTCGGCTCCGGCATGGCCTGATAGGTATTCGCCGCGATAAATCAGGTTGGCAAAGCGCAGGTACCCGCCCTGGTAAATGCGGCGGCGCTGTTGGCGC
Above is a genomic segment from Nodosilinea sp. E11 containing:
- a CDS encoding TniB family NTP-binding protein → MSPSPAADPNPAIADVNERIRDLGRRRVLELPQMLEFHTWLDGKRLARQSCRVIGESRTGKTVSCDTYHLKSKVTQRPGEAPLIPVMYWHCRENLSVSNLLVGLLESLQYQATRGRIPELRERVYHVLRSCQVEMIIFDEAQRVTAQAMSEIRDISDLLEIAVVLVGTDRLNAVIQRDEQVLYRFLSAYRFSRLSSEELQEMTALWEEHVLQLPKPSNLANPKAQSLLLQASRGYIGVLNQILCEAAIRALQRGQPRIELPLLRQVVKECSLAIK